The Steroidobacteraceae bacterium genomic interval ACACCCTTGCTCCTCGTGGATATCCCCGGCCAGCGGGACGACGTGGTACTGCTCTATGGCCATCTCGACAAGCAACCCGAATTTACCGGCTGGAACGCGGGCCTGGGTCCCTGGGAGCCGGTCATGCGCAGCGGTCGCCTGTACGGGCGCGGCGGCGCGGATGACGGCTATGCCCTGTTCAGTTCGTTGTGCGCAATCATGGCGTTGCAGCGCGCATCGGTTTCGTTGCCGCGCTGCGTCATCGTCATCGAAGCCTCCGAAGAAAGCGGCAGCATAGACCTGCCGGCCCACCTGGCCGCGCTCGGCAAGCGTCTCGGCAAGCCGTCGCTGGTTGTGTGCCTCGACGCCGAGTGCGGCAATTACGACCAGTTATGGTGCACCACTTCTTTGCGCGGCAACCTCACCGGCACATTGCGGGTACAAGTACTCAAGGAAGGCGTTCACTCCGGCATGGGCACAGGTATCGCGCCGACGCCCTTCCGGATCGTCCAGCAGGTATTGGCAAGACTCGAAGATCCGGCAACGGGCGAGCTGCTGGTCGAGGAACTTCGCGCAGAAATACCCGGAGACCGGAGCGAAGAAGCCACGCTTGCTGCAGCGGTGCTCGGACCTGAGATCGCCGGCAAGTTGCCATTCTGTGAAGGCGCCAGGGCTGTCGATGCGGATCCTCGCGAATTGGTGCTCAACAACACCTGGCGGGGAACCCTCGCAATCACGGGAGCCGAGGGGTTACCTCCGATCGCCTCAGCCGGCAATGTGCTGCTGCCGGAAATCTCGCTCAAACTGTCGCTGCGCCTTGCGCCGACCACCGATGCGGCCATTGCAGCGGCGGCCGTGAAGCGAGTTCTCGAATCGCAACCGCCTTATGGCGCGAAAGTCACATTCGAAGTGAGCTCGTCCATGCAGGGGTGGAATGCGCCATCGCTGGCACCCTGGCTCGCCAGGTCCATGGAGCGGGCATCGCAACTCGTATACGGCAAATCCGCTGTGTTTCTGGGCTGTGGCGGCAGCATTCCGTTCATGGCGATGCTCGGCGAGATATTTCCGGAAACGCAGTTTTTCATCACCGGTGTGCTTGGCCCACATTCAAATGCGCATGGACCGAATGAATTCCTGCATGTGCCATATGCCAAGCAGCTGACCCACTGCGTTGCCGAAGTGCTGCGCGATCACGCGAACCGGGACTCCGACTGACGAACGACCCGCTCTAGCTGACGACCGCGCGCGGTTTGCGTAACGGGCTTGGCTGCAATGCTTCCAGCAGGTTCTGCCACGCAGGCGCGAACGCTTCATGGATGCCCCGCAATGCCTGCCGGTCGACGACCGGCAGATCGGCCGTCAATCCGCCCAACAGCAAGGTATTAGACGGGACTCCTTTTGGAAAGCGTGCACCGTCACCGAATACGATACGCCCCTCGACCGACAAATCCGCCGCAACGCGTTTGACAGCCGCAATTCTGTCGAGCAACGCTCCCTGAGGGTTCTCGAAGGTGCTGCGGCTACGCGGGTGCATGACCGTCCACTGCGTCATCTGATCGCCACCGAAGATATTGCCTCTGACATCACGCAAATCGACCAACACCACTCCACGCGGCGTTAGCAGCAGATAGTCGATGTGCAGCAGTGTGTCAGCGCCATCCGAGATGGCAACGTTGCGCCGATACTCGAACGAGATATCCGAAAGTGACTGCTCGAGCCGCCGCAACGCCCTACGATGCCTGTGCCAGCGCCAGATGATCCCGGCTGCGGCAACCAGGACGATGATGCCGGCGACACCGAGGCCGATCAGCAGCGGATCTCTGTCGGCCACGATGGATTCAAGTAGATTCATCAACCAGCCAATGATCCCAGAATTGCACGCAGGGACTCGATCTCAGGCGACATGACTTCATAGTGTGTGGCGCGATCTGCAAGCGCAGCAAGCGCCGGTGGCAATTTTATCGTGCTATCAATCAGCGGTTCGACAATTTCTGGAAACTTGGCCGGATGCGCAGTCGACACGATAGCCCAGGGTCGTTTGCGCCGTGGCGGTTCCAGTTGCGCGTAAACTTCGGCAGCGGTAGCAGTGTGCGGGCACCAGATGCGCCCGTATTCGGCGAAATCGTGGCGAATGCGCTGCCGGATCTGCTCATCGCTGACGGTGCACGCGCTCAAGGCTTTGCGCATGTCGGATGCCGACGGCGTGAGATCGAGTAGCCGTTCCATGTTGGAGGGGTTACCGGAGTCCATGGCCGACGCCAGAGTCGCAATCGTGGGCCGCGGTCGCCACTCACCGGTGTCCAGAAAGTCGACCACGCTGCGATTGGCGTTCTGCGCGATGATGATATCCGCGATCGGCAAACCGATCTGTCGCGCCCACACGCAGGCCATCGCATTACCGAGGTTGCCACTCGGAACTATGAAAGACAATTTCGTTTCGAACTGTCGCCAATGATGGACGCTGGCCCACGCGTAATACGCCATCTGCGGCAACAAACGCCCGAGATTGATGCTGTTGGCGGAGGACAGATGCAGGCGCAGCGCAAGGTCGGAATCCCGGAACGCGGCTTTGACCAACGCCTGGCAATCGTCGAAATCACCGCGCACGGCAACGCCGAGCACGTTATCGCCCCAGCAGGTCAATTGCAGCTGCTGAGCCGGAGAGACGCGGCCTTGCGGAAAGAGCACGACAACGTTGAATCCGGGCCGTCGGTGAAACGCCGCTGCGACTGCGCCACCCGTGTCGCCCGAGGTCGCCACCAGAATCGTCAGTGGTGGATCAGTCGGGCGGCGCAACGTCGCGAGGCTTGCGGCCAGAAACCTTGCGCCGAAGTCCTTGAACGCCGCAGTCGGACCGTGGAACAACTCCAGAACAGACAATGCGCCATCCGCAGTGACCGTGGTCAGTGGACATGGAAAATTGAAGGCGGCGCCGCAAATCGTTTCGAGGGATGTTTCCAGCACATCGCCTGCGGCGAACGGCCGCATCATCGTGGTTGCAATGGGCACGAGGGCGTCGGCGAGCAACGCGTCCTGCGACCAATGTGGCCACTCGACGGGCACGTAAAGCCCGCCATCGGGCGCAAGGCCCTGGGCCAGCGCGGCGGACAAGGAAATTTGCGGCCGAGGACTGCGGGTGCTGCGGTACTTCATCTGGAGGAGATGACGTGTGCACCCTTGCCGGCGAGGTCGACCGTCCAGGAGTCCGATGCCAGGCCAGCATCGGTGAACGCAGTCGCCATCGCCGCGCCGACCATGTCAGCGCGATCCGCGGCGACCCAGGCGAATACGCTCGGGCCCGCGCCGGAAATCGAGCAACCGATCGCACCACTGTCGAGTGCCGCAGCGCGCACGGCGTCGAAACCGGGTATCAGCGCTTTGCGCTGCCGTTCGATGACGATGTCATTGAGACCTTCGCGAATCAACTCCAGGTCGTTCGTATAACAGCCCGAGATGAACCCGGCCAGGTTGGCGGTCTGCCACACGAAGTCGGCCATTTCGACACTGCCCTTGAGCAGTGCCCGGGCGGAACGCGTTGAAATCTCGATATGCGGGTGCACGATGACGGCCCGAATCTGTGTCGGCACCGGAATGCGTTTGACTCTCGGGTCGTCCACACCGACCGTCAAAACCAGTCCGCCGAACAGACTCGGCGAAATATTGTCGACGTGCAGCGAACCGGATGAGACACGTTCGCCTTGCATCGCGAACTTCAAAAGCTCGATATCAGGCAGGGACTTCGGAAGAAGAGCATTCGCTGCAACTACAGCCGCCACAGCCGACGCGGCTGAACCACCGAGCCCCGACCCGAGAGGAATACCCTTGTGGATGTGCACGGCCATGCCGCAATCGGGCAGGAATTGCCGTTGCATCGCGACCAGACCGGCGCCGGCAGTATTCTGCAACGGATCGGTCGGTAGCTGCTCGACCAGCCCACTGCAGCCGCTGATCTCAACCCCTGGTGTATCCGTGCGATTCACTGTCACGGTATCGCCGAGCGCGTCGATGGCGAAGCCGAGGATATCGAAACCTATGGCGACGTTGCCCGCCGATGCCGGTGCGAATGCTTGCGCTGTCTGGATCAAAGTCGCGCACCAAGATAGGCGGACAGGCGCAGCAAATCGGCGAATACGCCGCCGGCCGTGACTTCGGGACCCGCACCTGGCCCTTGCACGATCAATGGATTGTCACAATATCGCGCCGTTGCAAATCGCACGATGTTATCTGTCAATGCAATGTTGGCGAGCGCATGGCCGGCCGGCACTTCGACCAGACCGACGCTCGCCTGTCCCGACGCATCGAGACGCCCGACATAACGCAATACCCGACCCTTGGCCCGAGCCGCCGCGTAGCGTTGGCGCATGGCCTCGTCGTGTTGCGGAAGATGCGCCAGGAATTCATCGACCGGCACGTCGCGCAGTTCGGTCGGTACCAGCGACTCGACCGTGACATCGGCGAGCTCGAGTCGCAGTCCCATCTCGCGGCCGAGAATGATGAGCTTGCGCGCCACGTCGGTCCCGGAGAGGTCATCACGCGGATCCGGCTCGGTGAAACCGCGGTTCTTCGCCTCGACCACGATGCTGGAGAATGCCTTGGCGCCATCATAGACATTGAAAAGGTACGCGAGCGTTCCCGAGAATATTCCCTCGATGCTGCGCACTTCATCGCCGGTCTCACGCAGGTCCCGCAGCGTCTGCATGATCGGCAAACCGGCGCCTACTGTTGCTTCATAAAGATAATGGGCACCGCTCGCGCGCCTTGATGCCTGCAGTCGCTGGTAGTAGTCATACGGTGCGCTGTTCGCTTTCTTGTTCGGCGTGATGACGTGGATACCCGCGGCGAGCCAGCGCTCGTATTGGCCGGCGACCTCGCTACTCGCACTGCAGTCGATGATTGCAGCATGCGGCAAGTGATCGACATGAACGTGGCTCGTGAACGTATCGAAATCCATCGCAAGCGACGATCCGGTGTACTGGTCCCGCCACGAATCGAGATCGATACGGCGCTCGTCTAGCAACATGCGCCGGGACCCTGCCAGCGCTCTCACCCGCAGATCCAGATGCGCATTATCGCGCAGCCTTTGTTGTTGCGAACGCATCTGCTCGAGAAGCACGCGACCGACCGTACCCGGCCCGATGAAACCAATCGACAACGTGTGCGCCGACAGGTAGAAACCCGAATGCACCGCCCGCAGCGCGCGCGTGCCGGCCCGACCGTCGATCACGACCGAAATATTGCGCTCCGAGGCCCCTTGCGCGATCGCGCGCACGTTGACGGCAGCACTGCCCAGCGCGGTGAATACCTTTGCCGACACGCCAGGGGTACCAGCCATGCGATCGCCAACAACGGCGAGTATGGACAGATCCTCGTCCACGCCGACATCCTGAATCTGCCCTTCGCGCAGCTCGCGCTCGAAGGCAAGCCGCACGACTTCGACCGCCCGTTTCGCCTCGCGTTGCGGTACGGCGCAGCATATCGAGTGCTCGGAGCTTCCCTGCGAGATCAAAATGACGGAAATGCCCTCCTCGCGCAGCGCGCCGAACAGCCGATGCGCCGTGCCGGGCACGCCGATCATCCCCGCACCTTCTATATTGACGAGAGCCACATCGTCGATCGAGGTGATGCCTTTGACGGTCAGGCCACCATCGGTTCGATCGCTGATGGTCGTGCCCCTGTCCTGCGGCGCGAAAGTATTGCGGATGCGGATCGGGATCCGCCGTTCGATGGCGGGCGCCATGGTCTGGGGATGAAGGACCTTGGCGCCGAAATAGGCGAGTTCCATCGCTTCGTTATAGGTCAGTTCGGCAATCACCTCTGCATCCGGCACCCTGCGCGGATCGGCAGAAAGCACTCCGCTGACATCGGTCCAGATCTGGATTTCGCTGGCGCGCAGCAAGGCGCCGAGTATCGAGGCGGAGAAATCGCTGCCATTGCGCCCGAGCGTAGTCTGCACCCCGCGACTGTCCGCAGCGATGAAGCCTGTCATGATGACGAGTCCGTCGTAGTCGTCGCTGACAGCAGCAGTAACCTTGCTCTGCGACTCCACCCAGGAAATCACCGGTCCGAGCGGCTGCCATTCGGCGACGATGATCTGCCTGGCATCGAGCCACAGAACCTTGTCGCCAAACCGGCCACGCTCGAGCATGAGTTCGCGAAATAGCAGTGTCGACCAGATTTCGCCGAAACCCGCGATCAGGTCCGCAACGCTTCGCGAAGCCGAACGGGTGAGCTCGATGGTTTGCAGGACCGACTCGATGTCGTGCAGGTCACGCTGCAGTGCCGCCAGGTAGCGTTGTGCACTGTTTTCGCTCAGCACCGACCGGGCGATGCCGGAATGTCGGTCACGCAGTTTTGCAAGCGTCTCCCGGTACGAACGATCACGCGCTTCCGCGAGGTGAACGAGCGACAGCAGGCTGTCTGTTACTCCCCGCGCCGCAGACAGCACGACTGCCTTGCGCCGCTGGGGTTCGGATTCGACGATTTGCGCCACGCGAGTGAAGCACTCGCTGTCCGCGACACTCGAGCCGCCAAACTTATGAACGACCCAGGCAGCAGGGCCAGACGATGACATTAACGAGCTTGATCCAGAATGTGACGGGCGGGCGTCGAATCGCGACCTATATTCGGACTCTAAATGCCACGCGGACAACACGCAAGCACCGACCGGCGCGGACCCTGGCGGCCAACGGATCGAGGTAGGCTGCACGGGCCGATGGCATAATCGACCACCACCTGCAACCGCCTGCCGCATTGGATGGACAGCTCCTTTTCCCGACTCCTGCCGTTTTTCGACGCCGCACGTCTGGCTGGTCAGGATCTGGTGCTCGCAACCGCCGTTGCGACCAGCGGCTCGACCTACCGCAAGGCAGGCGCCCAGATTCTCATTTCAGGAGACGGCCGTTACAGCGGCATGCTCTCCGGCGGTTGCCTCGAGCACGACCTCGCACTGCATGCCCGACGTGTACTCGACAGCGGCCGGGGTGAACTCGTGACCTACGAGCTCGGGGGGCCGGGCGATGAGCTTTGGGGTATGGGCCTTGGCTGCGAAGGCGGCATGCGCATTCTCCTGTCGCCACTTCACGCTGCCGGCGGCTGGCAGCCGCTGGCAGAGCTTGCTCGGTGCTGGCAGGACCGCCAGGGAATGACCGCGTGCTATATCGTTGCCTCCGCTTCGCCGGCGCTGCCGATCGGCCGAATCATTACATCGCTTACCGATGTGCCCATCGCCTTCAGGGACCTGGTCGGGCCATGGCTCGAGCATACTTCGGACATCGCCCTGTATCGAAAGACGGGTGATTCGGCCCTGGAGGCATTCACAATGCCGCTGGCATTGCCCGCGCGAGTGTTGCTGCTGGGCGCCGGCTTCGATGCAGAACCGGTCGTCGAATTCGCTCAGCGTGTTGGTTTCGGCGTCAGCGTTTTCGACCATCGCCCTGCCCTGGTACAACGCGCGCGATTCCCCGCCGCTGAGACCATGCGGCACGGGGAGCCCGCGGCCGCCGCCGACATGATCGCCGCCTTGAAGCCACGTGCAGCGATCGTCATGAGCCATCATCTCGCGAGCGACCGAATCTATCTGCAGTCCCTGGCGCGTAGCGACGTGCCATTCATCGGCCTGCTCGGGCCGCCGGGGCGTCGCCAAAGACTGCTCGAGAGCCTGCAGCCGAGCGACCGAGCGAGACTCGGGGCACGACTGCATGCCCCGGTCGGCCTCGATCTCGGTGGCCGCACACCTGAGACCATCGCATTGGCAATCGTCGCGGAACTCGTCGCAACTATTACCCATTGGGAAGCAACATGACCCGAGTAGACGTCCCCTGGTTCGAAGACTTGCCGCCAGGTGAGGAATTCGACGCCCCTGCCGTGACGCTTACGACCGGCCAGTCCGCGTTGTACCAGGCGATAACCGGCGATCGACTGCGGTTAGCGCTTGATCACGGCGCCGCGCGCGCTGTTACCGGTGCAGCCGAACCGCTTGCACACCCGCTGCTCGCCATCAATATGGCAATTGGACAAACGACCTGGGCGACACAACGCGTCAAGGCGAATCTTTTCTACCGTGGCCTTACATTGATGAAGACGGTCTGCCTCGGCGATAGCCTTTATACGAGGACGCGGGTCATTGCAGCGCATCGCAACCAGCTGCGCGAGCAGCGCGAAGCGACCGGCCTGGTCGCGCTCGAAATCACGACCCGCAATCAGCGGAACGAAACGGTTCTGCATTTCTGGCGATGCGCCATGGTTGCCTGCCGCGACCGGCTGCCCACCGAAGGCGGCACAGGGAATGAAATCGAACGCGTTGGCCGTGATTTCGATGTGACTTTGCCGGAAAGAATTGCCGCCGACTACGCCAGTCGCTGGCAGGTCGCGGCCTGGGCAAGCGGACTCTCCGGGCGCCGTGCAGCCCAATTTGCGCCCGGGGAGACGATGTCCTTGACGCCGCGCGACACCGTCAGCCTTGCGCCCGAGCTCGTGAGGCTTACATTGAACCTCGCCATGACTCACACCGATGCAGGCGCATCGTATTTGGGCGAAAGACTGGTCTACGGGGGCCATGTGATTGCACTCGCCTTCGCGCAATTGACGCGGCTGATGCCGAATCTCCTGACACTCATCTCCTGGGACGAATGTTCCCATACGGCGCCCGTACTCGAGGGCGACCGGTTGCGAAGCGAGGCGCGAGTCCTCGAATCCAAACAGATCGGTGACCTGGCATTGCAGCGGATACGCGTCGTGAGTTATGCCGCCCGGGGCACGATTCAACACGAGAGCGAGCAACAGGCGCTCGACTGGACCCTGACGGCACTCAGTCTGTGACGGTGCCGAAGCGCGCGTCAGCCAACAGAGTACCAGGTCGATGAAAACCATGGATCCACTCGATCAGTATCTTGCCGGTGAGATTTCATCCGTAAAGCTCATCGAAGATTGCCTGGAGGTGATTGCGCGTCGCAATGATGATTTGGGCGCATTGACCCACGTGGATGCAGATCGTGCGCTGGATGCGGCCCGCATGGCCGACATGCGCCGCGCACGCAACCAGAGCCTCGGTGTCCTGGATGGAGTGCCCATGTCCGTCAAGGCGAACATCGCCGTGGCCGACTGGCCGCATACTGCGGGCATGCGTACGCGCTACAGCGCTCGCGCCGAGCGCGACGCGTATGTCATCGCTCGTGCTCGCGACGCCGGGCTCATTCCGTTGTGCCAATCGAACATGGATGAGGCAGCACTCGGCGCCGATGGTGTAAACCCCTGGTTCCTCACGACCGATAATCCGCGTCTGGCAGGATACTGTGCCGGCGGCTCGAGCGCGGGCGCGGCCGCGGCCCTCGCCTCGGGCATGTGCCATGTCGCGATCGGCACGGATACGATTGGTTCGGTACGAATACCCGCCGCGTTTTGCTCCGTTGCGGCGCTGAAACCAACCTTTGGTCTGGTCAGCACCGCGAATGTCGTCCCAGTGCACCTGCGCTTCGACCATGTCGGGCCGATGACCCGCGAGGTCAGGCACCTGTCGGCGGTGACGGCTGCCATCGCCGGTTTCGATCGCAGCTGGCCCTGGTCATTTCCGGTGAATCAGACCGAAATGCTGCGTAACACACGCCCGCGCCTTGGCGTCGCGACCGGCCTCGATCAGCTCATGACCAGCGGTCCGGTCAGCACGAGTTTCGCCGCCGTGGTCGACAGGTTGCGAAGCCGCGACTGCGAACTATTGCCGTTCGATCTCGCGCCGTTCGATCTGCCCGGCCTGCGCCGAGCGATCCTCACTCTCTGCGAACGATCCATGTGGCGCGAACACGGCACTGCGATCGGCAACCAGCCTCAGGAGTATTCGGATCGTCTGCGTGCATTCATTCGGGCCGGAGGCCAACTGAGCGACGACGAGCTAACCCGCTGTGAGGAGAAAATAGCCCGATTCCACGGCGCGTGGCTGGAGAGGTTTCAGCACCTCGACGCCCTGCTGCTGCCGGCGGTTGCAACAGCCACCTATCCTCGTGGCGCAAGGCCGCCGCAGAATACGGCCGACCTGACCGCACCGGCCAGCGCGACCGGCCAACCCGCCCTGGTTGTTCCGATGCCCAGGGCAGCCGGCTCGCCGCCCGCAGGCCTGCAGATCATCGGTCCAATGGGCAGTGACTTTGCCCTGCCGCGGCTCCTGGATGGCCTCGGGCTCGCGGACCCGCTCAGTGATATTCCTCGCCCCCACTGACATTCATGGCCTCGCCGGTGATATAGGCGGCTTCGCCAGATGCCAGGAACGCGCAGGCCTTGGCGATATCGTCCTGAAGACCAGGCCGCCGCAGTGGTATCCGCGCGCGCATGTCGGCCAGGTATTGCTCTTCCGTTCGGCCTGTCGCCTCGCTGAAGTAACTGTTCTGCCAGGCACCAAGCCCGGTCGTGATGTGGTTCGGGCAAATCGCATTCACGGTGATCTGGTGCGGCCCGAGCTCGATGGCAGCGCTGCGCGTGAGGCCCACGACACCGTGCTTCGATGCAACATAGGCGGCTGCGAAAGGGAATCCCGACTTCGACGCCTGACTGGCGATGTTGATGATCCGACCGCCACCGCCCTGGGCAATCATCTGCCGCGCCGCATGCTTGATGCCAAAGAAGGTACCGCGCAGGTTGACGCCAAGGACTGCATCCCAATCGCTCTGCGAAACCTCGAGCAAGGGCCGCATGAGATAACCGATGCCGGCATTGTTGACCATGATGTCGAGCCGGCCGTACGTATCCACTGCGGCTGCAATCAGCTGCGCAACGCTAGTCTCATCAAGGACATTGCAGACAACGCCAACGGCGTCGCCGCCGGCGCCGACGATCGAGGCAATCGCGCGGTCGATATCGTCGCGACTGCCCACGGCCGATGCGGGCATCTCGGCGCCATGAGCAGCTCCCAGGTCGCTCAGCACGACCTTGGCGCCTTCCGCTGCCAGGCGCCGCGCCATTGCGGCGCCGATGCCTTTTTCACGTGCCGCACCGGTTACGATGGCAACCTTGCCCGAAAGATCCGTATATAGTGCCATCGCGCCCTCATTGCAGGGTGTCCCGCGCTGATATCATCAAGACCAGATCGTACCAAACATCCCCATGGCGAATGTCCTCGTTGAAATCGCGCCGCCCCTGTGCCGGGTCCGGCTCAACCGTCCGAAAAAGCGCAATGCCATGGACACGGCGATGTGGCTCGAGCTCGAGGAAATTGCGACGCAAATCGGTGGCAACACGAGCGTTCGCACCGTCGTGGTCTGCGGCAGCGGCGACGACGCCTTTTCCGCCGGAGCCGACATTGGCGAAATGGCGGACGCGATCCATGATCCGAAACGACTCCTCGCTCTTGCGCGCAGCGTGCAGCAGGCAACCGAAGCATGGGCCCAGATTCCCCAGCCGACGATCGCGATGATCCACGGTGCCTGCAGCGGCGGCGGCTGCGGCCTGGCGGTCGCCTGCGACCTCAGGCTTGCGGCCATGAATGCAACATTTGCGATTCCGCCATCGCGGCTCGGGCTCGTGTACAGCCTGGTCGACACCCGCCGACTCATCGATCTGGTCGGCAGCGCGCGGACACGCGAGATGCTCTTGACCGGCCGGCGTTACGATGCGGCAACCGCCCTGACGATCGGGCTGGTGCACGAAGTTGTCGCGGCTCGGCAGCTCGAACGCACGGTAGATTCACTTGCATGCAGAATTGCGGAAGCCGCGCCGCAGGCCATACGAGGAATGAAGCGCATCATCAATCTGATCGGCGCCGGGCAAAGGCTGGAATCGCCTGAAACCACGAGTCTCTACGAGCAAAGCTTTCTCAGTGCGGAATTCCAGGAGGGCGTGGCCGCGTTCGTCGGCAAGAGAAAGGCGGCATTTTGACGACGGCGGCGGAGTTCGCGAGCCGTCGACCGTTCTACGCATGGTTCGTCGTTGCGCTGTTGGCGCTCGCCAATTGCGTTTCGTTCATCGATCGACTGCTCCTGTCGCTTGTCGTTGCGCCCATCAAGACTGAGTTGCAATTGGCGGACTGG includes:
- a CDS encoding enoyl-CoA hydratase-related protein, with translation MANVLVEIAPPLCRVRLNRPKKRNAMDTAMWLELEEIATQIGGNTSVRTVVVCGSGDDAFSAGADIGEMADAIHDPKRLLALARSVQQATEAWAQIPQPTIAMIHGACSGGGCGLAVACDLRLAAMNATFAIPPSRLGLVYSLVDTRRLIDLVGSARTREMLLTGRRYDAATALTIGLVHEVVAARQLERTVDSLACRIAEAAPQAIRGMKRIINLIGAGQRLESPETTSLYEQSFLSAEFQEGVAAFVGKRKAAF